The Schistocerca gregaria isolate iqSchGreg1 chromosome X, iqSchGreg1.2, whole genome shotgun sequence nucleotide sequence GAAATCGTTTTTGTAATTCGTCTCCAGAGacacatttgcgtttttttcatGATTTCGATTAAACATTAACAGTGCTTCCCTTTACAAAAACCAACAAGCAACTGAGCGTAGAGCAATCGAAAATAATCATTCTAGTTAGAAATTATTAGAAGCCGAGGTATCTTTGCATTGTTGCATACGTAATGCTTTTACCAGACCACCTCGCAGCTACTATTTCACGATAATTGCCGAGCTAGTTATTTCAATTGCTCTGAAATCGCAACTTCAGCTCGGCGCGGCGGCGACATAGAAAAGAGCAAAGCGTGGAAAAAGTACCACATTGTTGTAAGAAAGGTTCAGACGTTTAGATTTTGCGAATTTGAGAGTTCAGAAAGTTGTATTTGCGCACTTTCAAGTTGAAGCAATTGTGTAACTCTAAAATAAGAACATTTCTCCACTTTCTTGAAAACCTACCTGGACAATTTTTAGGGTCCAAGAAAGAGGAGACGTCCAGGTAAAAAGAGGACGTCTGGTAACCCTAAATAAAACGAAATTCGTATGGTGATTTAAATGAATAGTTGTCAAACAGACTAGTTTAAATACTTTCAATAGCTGTAAAGCAACTAAAGGCATTattgctacacaaatgaagaatttcctGAACAATATGTGCCACTAGGTCACACAACTGTTTTAAAACAATCTTCCGAAGTAAAGTTGAGCACTAGTTTAGAACACGGCTTGTGAAATGGCTTCATAAGAGAGAAATTTTATTACACGTTTCAAAATGCTAGTTTTCCAGCGTAATTAGAGTGTAACGATGCTCAGGTAGTTAAAATTTTCTTAACTGCCATGAGAagattgtttgattttatttacttttcttctgcACTCTGTTTACCATTTTGGGTAGAACCTTATGGCTACGTGGACTGTTTCTTATAGAGCTGAGATTTATCTATAAAGTATTAATTGCCAAGAACGGGCTGTTACAAATCGTTTAGCATCTTTGGTTCCATTCAGCAGAGTGAGCAGCCTTTCATTTTCGTAGAGTTGGCAGAGGGCATATCACGCATTATTTGTTTTGATGCTGATttcgtttctcaacatagtcataaaTGTAGTGTCATGGCTGACTTCGATGCAATttacgaagaagaagaagaggaggttgAAGTTCCATATGAAGAAAGCTATGTTACCCTTGTCCCAGACCCAGTTGTTGTTCGTGGAGCAGGCAATATGACGGTGTAAGTGTTGCGCGTTTCAGGAATATTTGGAAACTCATGTTCGCACCAGTGATTACAGTTTGCATAATAATAGTATATTTATGTATACTTAACGTGAAACTGAAGTGCAGTGAGAAATATGTTGTTTAATCTTGATAAACATATTTACGACGAGTCCTGTGTGAGGCCGTTAAAGCTCTGTTGGTCTTCAAAACAATGTGGAATATGCATATTAACCATTCCTTTTGTTCTCTGGCAGGTTTGGGTTAAGCAACAGGTTTGAAGCAGAATTCCCAAATGGCCTTGTTTCTCGTGTCGCTCCGGAAGAATACAAGGCAACAATTATGCGTGTGAACAGTGTTTTGAAGAAAACCTTGCCTGTCAACGTGAAGTGGCTGTTTTGTGGCTGTGTTTGCTGTTGCTGCACGTTAGGCTGTTCCTTGTGGCCTGTAATCTGCCTCAGCAAACGGGTATGAGTGAAACAAGTTTTTCAGTTATTTAGTTGCATGTTCTGTAGCTCATGCTCATCATTTCACCATAGACCTAAGTGTTATGATTCAGAACATGCCAATTGTGCTATAGTTTGCTAAGGTGGCCATAGAAAACCTGTattcttctggaaatttaaaagtgCAGAATTGATTCCTATGTATACTCAAGAATTATTTCCACGGGCAGATTGTTAAAGAGTTTCATAGCTGTATCTTTCACTCCTCTCTCTGTTAGATTCACTGGAGTAAAGTGCAGATCATTTTCCTTCTATTATCTCTGTTAATATAGAAATGCTGTGTTTTAATAACAGATCTCACCAGTGAGTCGTTTTACAGCTGTGGTTAATACTCCCCAATTGCTTTGACCGATGCCCTCAAGAGATATAGATGGCAACCCCATATATTAAGTTAATTACTTTCTTTGatacaatgaatactttttttgCTTATGTGAGGCATTACTGCAGTATATGCTCTGTACTATATGACTTCAGTGAATAAAAAGTCATCTTAGTCATTTCTTTGTTTTTGAAGGTTACAGTTATTCTTATGGAAAAAGTTGGTAAATCTAAATGCTTTAGCATGCCTGTGGTTGTTCTGGTTGTTTTCATCAATACTGATATCCAGAAAGTTCTAACGGTATATTGTTTGTTATTTGTTGATagtatataaaattaataaaacagttGAACAAGCTctttcttctctcctccctacccaCTCTCCCAAGTGCAGAATTAGTTCATTTGTGGAAAATCAATTAACAGTTTTATCAGTTATGGGAAATTTCCCAGATTGATAAATCTGTGTATTGTTTGACAATAATGCATAATGTATAATCTGCAAAAGGGACTAGTTTTGTCTCCTGATTCAAGTCATTACTACAGTGCAAGAACAAGAAACCTGTGGCACTCTCGTTGTGATTTGTCCCTTTCAGGTGATAGGTTGTCTGTGTTTGTGCCGTTATCTCAATGTCCTAGTGTAATTTTCTGTGCCCTCTTTCTTATATAGCAACCTACCAAGTCATGTGCTTAAACATGTagcccaaaaatattttatttccgtaATAGAACATATTGAatgtcacaatcaaacaccttcaaTAAGTCAACTGGGTCCTACCCTGTGAGTGGTTAAATTTATTCCTTGTATTATTGAAGAGTATTCTGTACTGATCTGATATCATAAATGGATCTGTCAAATGCTAAGACTGCTGTAGTGTAAAGTTGAGTGAGGCATGTAATTTCATAATATAAACCCAATTTTCACAGGAGAGAGAGATTACTGTAAACTGTGTGTACTGTTTCCCTAGGTCATTCTTTAAGTAGCTCTGTTTACACATTTCTCTTTTGTTGGACAAACTTCGAAAAAGAAAAGGGGCAGAACACTTGGTATGGATGTCTACATTAACTCAGATTAAAGCAGGTGTATCTATTTTTGAAACTTGTCTGTTTACAATGTAAGTGGTGTTTTTGGTATTATTTAGGTTATTTGCAGTGAATTGTCTATAGATAGGCCTAACAGGCAATTCGGTATTACTAATAATGTAAATTTTATGTAAATGTGGAGGTTGCTATGTTTAAAGCAAAACTTCTAAAATTGTCAAGCAGTTCTACTTTTAACaatgaacaaaatattttataattttgtacaCGGCTGTGGCAGCAACTGTAGAATGAAATCTTCTTGTAGGAAtagtaaacagccaatcagttgcaaattaGAAGctttatatttctgtttgctgatgacactagcttggtagtaaaggatgttgtgtgcaatattgagtcggtttcaagtagagcagtacatgacctcagttcatggcttgcagaaaataaactaacgttaaatcacagtaagactcagtttttacagttcctaacacacaattcgacaaaacctgacgttttaatcttacagaacgggcatatgatgagtgaaactgaacagttcaaattcctaggtgttcagatagatagtaagctgtcgtggaaagcccacgttcaggatcttgttcaaatacttaatattgccattttcactattcgaacggtatcgaaaatgagtgatatttcgacacataaattagtctactttgcttattttcattcacttatgtcgtatggtgttatgttttggggtaactcttcccattctagaaggatatttttggcccagaaatgggcggttcgggcaataagcggtgtgagaacctcttgtcgacctctgttcacgagtctgggtattttgacattggcctctcaatatgtatattccttaatgtcgtttcttgttaccaatattagtttatttccaacaataagcagcttccactcggttaatactcggcagaaatcaaacctccatttggatcggacttccttaactcttgtgcaaaaaggtgtgcagtatactgctgcatccattttcaataagctgccactcgaattcaaaaatcttagcagtaatcaaattgaaactgaagagtttcctcatgtgtcactccttctattctgtcaaggagttccttgaaaaagtaagatGGTTCTCATGGTATTGCTGATGGCGCtcgcttaaacttatggattgattttctttcaggttcatgaacatttatttttatctgttattactttttatgttgtaagttcatgtactggcacgttccatgaccttggagatttgctcctcaatttggttctacagaacttgacatttaaattgaAAGAAATGGTTTCAATGTTTACAAAAGTCTCATTCAGAAGGAAATATAGACAATCTAAGCAAGTTAACAGTGACATGTGAGCGCGCGcgtgtacgtacacacacacacacacacacacacacacacacacacacacacacacacacacacagttgacgAATACAAAATAACTTTTTCAGGCTTTCTGGATTACAACAGAGACTAGAATACTTAGCACTTTTGCATAAAGAAAGAGTTACAAGCTTGGCCTgctagaagaattagagatttttatATGTTTTACTCACAAAGTTGGATCagatttaaataaacaggttcaactCAAAAATAGAAATTGTCTACAGTTTCAGACCTCTACTTTTGTTAACATAGCAGGGAAATGACGGTCTTCCATGTGACTGTAGATTAAGTCATTTTCCTTGCGTGTTAATGCTAGTGGTacttgcatttcttctttgttATGGTGTAAGTTATACTTCTAGAGGTTTTATGTTCATAGTTTTTTTCAATTGTGTTGTATTTGATAGTATTGTACGTTTTATCATATTCTTCCCCTCCCCGCACCCTCCCTCACCATCTCTTTCCTTCCCTCCCTCTGCCCACATTCATCTCCCCTTTCACTCTCTTCTTCCCACCTGCCATCCCCACCCTGGTTCCTTTTGCTATTGTTTCTATTTCCACTATTCATAGTTTTACATAatttgtttttactacatttacttttgataatttattatttgttactattttattaattttaaatgtgtACACAACTGATTATGAGCGggtttttaattttaacttttgaaGCAAATTTGGCATGATAGTTTCAATCACTACCATGCACCCTCCTTGTTCATACTGCTAGTACCCTCTCTTGCCAGAAGCTTTCTTTAGCTCGAGTGTTGCATATGTAACACTAGTGCACTAGCTGCACATTGATTTGGAAGTATCATGTGACAAGAACCATGTATTATGTGTTCAATATATTATGGAGGTGAAATTGTATGTTTGACTGATGCCTGTCAGCTGTATTTTAACATACCTTTGCCACAACATGTAATTCAACAAGTCAGaatagttttttgtttttgttgacgaGATATGGttctgtgtgtgtctatatatgatCTTAATACATTTTTACTGGTAACTTACTTAGGTTGTCTAAATttccttctgaataagatatttttttataaaaacagtgaaaccatggtaaaggggttttaataaaccttccagTTTGCAACTGATTGACCGTTTACTATTTCTGCAGCAAAATACGATTTTATGTAACTTGGACTAAAAGTACATGTGACTTCACAAAAGTTTCTCAATACAGTTTGTCTTGTGTCCAATAGAACTTACTGTTGATCTATAAAATAAGACAAAAACTAGGCAACTGCAATATGCCTAAGAGTTGTAGAACGTGTCCTGTTGGCTGACACACCCATAGAGGTGTTGACACTGTTTGAAGGTGGTGTATTGAATGGCCGTATATTTGGAAATGTGCACCAAATGATGTGCACAttcacatttgaaatgtaataaaGTTTTTCAGTACTAATATGTATGCAGGCTCGGAATGTTTTTAATGTTATTTAGTTGGTGGACTCTCACTGCTTGCATGGATGAATGGGAGAGACTTTGGTGCAAGAGAGATTTGGAATTTCTTGTTTTTATCCAGAGTTTGAAGCATCACATATTCATTGTTTTCTTTCCCAGTAAACAGTTTACATCAGTAACACATAATTACGGTCTGTTACTTTTCTTTCATGTTAGACATTAAATGCATGTTGTTTGTGTAGTGTTGGGGGATTTTTTTCTTTCCATAGATGTAGTGTGGTTTAAAGGTGAAGTAGTTTATGATGATAATCTAAGATTCTTTATTATTACCAATTGCGGGTTAAGTATTAGTCTTGATGTTCCCGTGCTTTTGCATAATATTCAGAATATTTCAATACAGTTTTTTAAATGCTTGCAATTTATTGCCTGGAAGTTGTCCATGAGCTACAGTGCTAAACAGGAAATTTATCATTCAGTTGTATGTTCCCATTGTGCTGTTGAATTTTAGAGTATGAGAGAACTGTCAAAGTTGTAGGTAGCACAAACCTTATTCACAGACAGTATTTCTCTAGGTCTACATGCCAGAGAATGACCTGAGGAAATTTTGCTGAGACCTCTGTCATTCTGTTGGCTtaagactaccccccccccccccctctctctctctctctctctctctctctctctctctctctctctctctctctctctctctctctgtgtgtgtgtgtgtgtgtgtgtgtgtgtgtgtgtgtgtgtgtgtgtgtgtgtgtgttggggggggcaTATTTTTTGATACGGTGTTTGTCCATCATGTTCCTTGAAGATTTGTACTATAGGGGCCAAGGTACATGTATGAACACAACATCATAAAATACACATTACTTGCTTCTTCTAATTCATGCCAGAGTTGGTAAATGTTATAAGTCCAAAAGTTAAAAGTTCAGTCCTTTGACATGCCTGTGCAATTTTCATGACAGTTTCTGTGATCTTCACCTCTGACATTGCTTTGGCATATTGGACAGCATTTCATACTACATTTTAAGTAAAACGGTTTGATAAGTTTCTTCAGAAGTCAAAGATAGTTGAGGTCATACTACCCCTTTGCAGATGAAAACACTTTGATTTTCAAATCAACCTGTTGCGTTCATGACTCGCTTATGTTTACCTGTTAAATTGGGCAGAATGATGTAACAAAAGATTTGGTTGTTTTTCTGGATAGAACAGTTACAGATAACGAATCATTTATCCAGCTTCAGGGTTTTTATTGATTACCAGAGGCTTGGTCCATATTAAGTCAGCTCAGGGTTATATTgtccaatatttattattttttgtcagtTGTGTGCACCCATGGAGTAAATTAAAGTTCATATTCTTTTAATGTGTTGATCCTGTGCTCTTCAAATGTTAagacatggaaacaaaaaaaattattatttggaaAAGTCAAGAAGCAAATATGCATATGGCTTGCATGCCAATGATTCTgagtagctgaaatttatgtcattaAAAGGGCTTTGTTTAAGCTTTAATTTTATTCACATCAAAATATACTGTAAGATTTGTttgattataataaaatattttttaaaaattgggaAATCTGAGGTGCTACTTTCTCTAAAAAGAAGAGAAGTTTTCTTATGCAGCCTATGTATACAAATAGTGGTTCACATTTAAATATGGAGAAAGTATGGTTTCATGAAACATAAAAACATTATATGAAGCAAAAGAACTAAAATCTATCAGTAACAAACAgcgaaatctatccttttcatcaAACACAAGCTGAGGTATTGGGCTTCCCATGAATTGAAAaacatgtttattaattatttattatgtaCCCAACAAGATATTTAAATAATAAGTTGCCTAAAATAAATAACTTCAtaagaatataatagagggaaacgttccacatgggaaaaaatatatctaaaaataaagatgctgttacttaccaaacgaaagcgttgctatgttgataggagacaataaaaaacacaaaaacacacacacaaatttcaagctttcgcaattcaaggttgcttcgtcaggaaagagggaaggagagggaaagacgaaaggttctctctctctctctctctctctctctctctctctctttctgtgttttgtgtgtgtgtgtgtgtgtgtgtgtgtgtgtgtgtgtgtgtgggggggggggggggggggtaagtctttccactcccgggattggaatgactcccttaaaacccacatcctttcgtctttccctctccttccctcttttctgaccaagcaaccttgggttgcgaaagctagaaatttgtgtgtgtgtgtgtgttttttattgtctcctatcaacataccaacgctttcgtttggtaagtaacagcatctttatttttagatatacagCTTCGTAAGAATATATTTAAGGTTTTAAATGGTGGTGGTACCAGtagaaagatacttttacatatccAGTGAAATTGAAACCATtggttactttctttctttcttttttttccccacatGTTTGTGAGTTTCAGAGAATTTTTGTTATTGTTGCAgccaattatacagggtgatcaattGATGGTGACTGggctaaatatctcatgaaataagcgtcaaacgaaaaaactgcaaagaacgaaacttgtatagcttgaagggggaaatcagatggtgttacggttggcccgctagatggcgctgccataggtcaaacggatatcaactgcgtccgcattggcggaatgttacgtgataccacgtacttatacatttgtgactactacagcgcaatctaccacaaagcgaaaaaagtgctccaactaaaacattcatatttctttacgtactacacgaatatgtaataaaaaatgggggttcctatttaaaaaaacgcagttgatatccatttgacctatggcagtgccatctagcaggccagccatagcgccatctggtttcccccttcaagctagaggaatTTCGTActgtgtagttttttcatttgatgcctatttcgtgagatatttggcccggtcactatcagtggaccaccctgtataaagtagAAAGTGATTCAGTTCTGCACGGTGATGTAGTCCGTTAGTGCATGTCTCGTAGATTAATtgctgagaaattagaatgtgtcaaATGTGGAAGTTTAAAGAGTCATTTAAGAGTCAAAGGTGTGTGTGGATGGAAGTTCAGTAATAGCTCTTGCTTCTCGTAGTGTTCTATTAGAAGTTATTTAAGAATTTATGAGCGTACATCAAAATTTACGTACCGAGAACTGGATTTGGTTAAGCAAACTGTTTGATGGGAGACAATTTTGTGTAGAAGTTTAAGTGGAAATCTGCTTGAGACAGAACAAGAAACATGACAGATTGTTGAGATTGATGAATCTCAGCTCGTTATGAAGTAGTTTGGGAGATGGAATACAAAAAAAACTGGAAGATACGTGTTTGGCAGTATCCAGAGAGGTAcaaacaaatttttgttgttgtgtgtaggCATTCAAAAGCCGTTACTTTAAAAATTATTAAAGAGAATATTTTACCAGGGATAGCAGTGATATCTGACAGTTTCCCCGCATATAAATGTCTAAAAAAACAAAGGTTTCCAGACCTTAATGTAAATCACAAGTTGACTTTAAAGTATCCAAAGACAGGTTCCCATTCAAATACCATAGAGAGCACATAGGGTGCCATTAAAGGTCCCAGCATGGCACAAGAGAGTGCAAGACATTCTTCGATAGCTGTCTCTTCGAATGTGTGTGGAGGAAACAAAATGGACATTTGTCGGGCTTGTTTTTATGTATTTTGCAAGCAG carries:
- the LOC126298589 gene encoding cysteine-rich hydrophobic domain-containing protein 2-like, whose amino-acid sequence is MADFDAIYEEEEEEVEVPYEESYVTLVPDPVVVRGAGNMTVFGLSNRFEAEFPNGLVSRVAPEEYKATIMRVNSVLKKTLPVNVKWLFCGCVCCCCTLGCSLWPVICLSKRTQHSIDKLLEWENSHLYHKLGLHWRLAKQRCDSSSMMEYVLLIEFIPKIPIYRPD